A stretch of DNA from Alkalidesulfovibrio alkalitolerans DSM 16529:
TGCGCACCAGACCGGGCTCGACGGGCTCGATGTTCAGGACCGTGAGGAAGCGGTTCATGAGCTTGCCGTCTGCCCCTTCCACGCCGAAGCTCTTCTGGTGGCTCTGCATGCTGGTCAAAAGCACCTGGCGCGGCAGTTCGAGGTAGCGCTCCGCAAAGCTCGCAAGCATGGGCCTGGGCCATTCCACGAGCCCCACCACTTCGTTTTCCAGCGCCTCGTTCCAGACGATGCGCCCGCCCGCCTCAGCGGCCAGGCGTTCGCCCTCCTCGCGCACGATGCGCCTGCGCTCCTCGGGGTCGAGCACGACCTTGCAATCATTGAAAAGCACGGATTCGTAGGCATCGGCCGAGGGCACGTCGAAGGGGCCGGGGCCCATGACGCGGTGCCCCCATGTCTTGCGGCTGGAGGCGATGTCTTCCAAGGCGAAGTGCACCACGTCCTCTCCGAAGAGGGCCAGCAGCCAGCGCACAGGACGGCCAAAACCGACTTCGCGGCTGCCCCAGCGCATTTTTTTGGGGAAGGACAGGGATGCGACCGCGGTGCGACATATCGCGGGCAGGATGTCGATGGTGCGGCCGCCGCCCGTGAGCTTCTTGCAGGCCACGTAGAGGCCCTTGTCCGTGTCCATGGTGAACAGGCTCTCGGGCTCAACTCCCTGGCCGCGCGCGAAGCCCAAGCCAGCCTTGGTGGGCGCGCCGTCCGCGTCGAAGGCGACCTTGGCGGGGGGGCCGGTGATGATCTCTTCCTCGCTGCGCTGTACCTCGGCCGCGTCCAGGACCTGGACGACCAGGCGGCGCGGAGTTCCCTGAGCGAAAATGCGGTCGAAATCAATCTTGGCGGCGATCAGTTCTCCCGCCACCACCCGCTGCAGTTCTTCGGTCAGTCCGGGAAAGAAACGGGCGGGCATCTCCTCGACGCCGATCTCGAGAACAAAACGGGGCATCGTTACTCCCCCCTCGCGGTGTTCAGAAGCGGATGATTCATTTCCTTGCGCTGCTCGTCGTAGAGGCGGGCGACGCGGCCGGCCAGGTTGCGGACGCGGTGGATGTAGCCGGTGCGCTCGGTGATGGAGATGGCCCCGCGCGCGTCGAGCAGGTTGAAGGTATGCGAGCACTTGAGGGTGTAGTCGTAGGCTGGCCAGGGCATCCTGGCTTCGGTCAGGCGCAGACATTCCTTCTCGAAGGCGTCGAAATTGGCGAAGAGCATGGCGGTGTCGGCCAGTTCGAAGTTGTAACGTGACTGCTCCACCTCGTTCTGGTGGTGCACTTGACCGTACGTCACACGCTCATTCCAGGCGAGGTCGTAGACCGATTCCTTCTCCTGGAGGTACATGCAGATGCGCTCCAGGCCGTAGGTCAGCTCCACGCTCACAGGCGAAAGATCAATGCCGCCTACCTGCTGGAAATAGGTAAACTGTGTAACCTCCATGCCGTTCAGCCAGACCTCCCAGCCAAGACCCCATGCACCGAGCGTGGGCGACTCCCAGTCGTCCTCCACAAAGCGGATGTCGTGGCGCGCCGGATTGACTCCCAGGGCGCGCAGGCTTTCGAGGTAGAGTTCCTGCACGTTGTCCGGCGAGGGTTTGAGGATCACCTGGAATTGGTAGTAGTGCTGCAGACGGTTGGGGTTCTCGCCGTAGCGGCCGTCTGTGGGCCTGCGCGAGGGTTCCACGTAGGCCACGTTCCATGGCTCGGGACCGATGACCCGAAGGAAGGTGTGCGGGTTGAAGGTGCCCGCACCCACTTCGATGTCGTAGGGCTGGCCCACGAGACAGCCCTGTTCTGCCCAGAAGCGTTGCAGCGTCAGGATGACATTTTGAAAGGTCATGCTCTCCCCTCTTTTCGCCGGGCTCAGGCGCGGCGATAACGGCCCGCGTCCCACGCGAGGCCGAGATGGTATTCGATGAACCTGTCCACGGCGGCGAAGCATTCGCGCCGCGCCGTGGGCGAGACGTCCAGGTCGGGCCAGCCGCCGGGATCGCTCCGGGAAAGAAAACGCAAGGTACTCACGGCTTCCTGGCCGAGCCGCAGCAGACTTAGATCGCCCCACCCGCAGGCGGGGCAGGACAGGCGACCGCTGTCGATAGCCAGAAACGCCAAGGGCATGTCGTGTAAACCCTTGCCGCAGACATGGCAAGACTGAAGCTCAGGCCAGTAGCCCAGGGCGGCCAGAGCGCGAGTCCTGAAGAACATAGGCAGGCCTTCGGGGAGTCTTTCACCTACGTCCAGAAGATCGAGCGTTCCCAGGAGGGCGTCGAAGACGCTGCCCGCGCTCTGCGCCCCATCCTGGACGGCTTCGGCGAAGGCCAGGCAGTTGGCGGCCATGCCAAGACGCGCAAGGTCATGGCGAAGTCGGGGAAATGCGCGCACGAGGGTTGTCTCGCGCAGATGCAGGTAACGTCCGGCCCGATCGGTGGCCGCTGTGGCCATGACGAGGTTAAAGGTGTCCAGACAGCCCCCGAAACGACGACGGCTGCGGCATCCGCCGAAGGCGAAGGCCTGGAAGAGGCCGCGTGTGGGGCCGATCAGCCGAACCCACATGTCCGCCTCCCGAAAACGCCCGGTTCGCAGAACCAAGGCCCTTTCGGTGAACTCCATGGGCGACTCCGAACGAAGGCTTCCTAAGGGAAGGTGAAGGTCTTGACGTCGCCGGAACCGGCCTCGAAGGACACAGGCGAGCCGTTGTGGAGCAGAGCGATCCCGCCTGCATTGCCCGCGCGCAACGTGAGGCCGGAAGAGTATTCGGCCGTGAGCCGTTCGCCGGGCTGTAGGAAATATTCGGTGGGGCTTTTGCCGTCCACCACGACCTCGAACCAGCAGGGCTCCACGGCCGTGACCACGAGAACGCCGGGCTGCGGCGATGCCGGACGCTCTACGATTTCGGGCGCGGGCGCGACGGGATATTCCTCCGGCACCACGGCTGCTTGGGCGGACGCTGGTGCCGAGGACTGCCGAAGGGATGTTTCGGGCACGGGAGGCTGCGGCTGGGCTGGCGCTTCCGGAGGTGTAGGCGCAACGGGGGACTCCGCCGGAATTTCGGGCTGCTGTCCGGATGGGGCAGGTCCAAAAGGCTGCGAAGGTTGTTCGGAGGGAACGTCAGGGGACGTCCGCGTCTCGATCTGCGGCGTTTTCCCGTTTTCGCCCGGCAGGAACCAGATGAAAAGAACGATCGCCGAGACGAGCAGTCCAAGGACCACCGCTGCGGTCAGCAAGCGCGGTCCCCGCCCGCTTCGCCCTACATGCAGCCTCACGTCTCGCTGCACCTCAAGGGCAGCCTCTTCGTTTTCGTCGCTCTCGACGGGGAAGATTTCCACCAGGGATGCGTTGATCTCGTTCAGATCCAATCCGAGCACGTTGGCATAGTTTCGGATGAAACCTTTCGTATAGACCGGATGGGGAAGGTCTTCCAGGCGGCCGTGCTCGATGGATTCGAGAACGCGGCGGCTGATCTTGGTGCGCTCGACAACATCCGCTAGAGACAGTCCAGCCGTCTCGCGTCGCTCGCGCAGCAATGCGCCAAGTTGGTTAAGATCCATGCCTGCTCCCGCGTCCTACATCCTGATGTCGATGATAGCCCTGCTCTTCAGCCGTTCGATGTAGTTCGAATAAACCTCTTCGTACTTGGGCTTGGCCAGCGTTTCGCGAATGCGCTCGGCCACGTCGGGTCCGGGGGCATCTCCGGTCGCCTCTCCGACGAGCTTGAGCAGGGCAGTGCCCCCGGAAAGATCGAAGGGGGCACTGATTTCTCCCGGGGAAACGCTTTGAAGCGCGCTTTTCCATGCCGGGGCAAGCTGATCGAAGGCGAAGGAACCGATATAGCCGCCGTCCTGGGCACCGGGGCCCCGGGAAAACTGTCTGGCCGCCTCGGCGAAATCGATCTCCTTGCGCTGGATGCGTTGCCGCAGCGTCTCGACATCCTCGCCGGGCGGCAGCAGAATGAGTTGGAGGTCGACCGTGCGGCCGCTTCCGAGATGCTTCATGTTTGCCTGGAAGTATTCGGCGATTTCCTGGTCGCTCACTGCAATCTTGTTGTGTACCCTGGTGGAGATGAGGCGATTGATGGAAATCTCGCGGCGAAGTTCCGTCACGTACTGAGACCTGGTGATGCCCTGCTGGACAAGTTCTTCGCGGAAACGTTCCTCGCTCATGCGGTTTTGCTGCAGCATTTCCTTGATCTGGTCTTCGACTTCGGCGTCCGAGGCCCGCATGCCCAGACGTTCTGCCTCCTGCATCAGAAGGGTGTCCACCACCATGCGATCGAGGAGTTGCCGTTTCATGGCTTTCAGACGATCCTCATCGGCAGCGCTGAGTGTTCGCCCTTCGAGTTGGCGCATGACCGGCTCGAAACGCCGGTTGAGATCGAAGAGCGTGATGATCTCGCCATTGACCACCGCCACGATACGGTCGGCGACTTGGGCATGGACAGGAAGCGCCGCCGAAAGACAAATGGCGAACATCGTCAGCAAGGAGAGCGCGGCTCCGCCGAAAATCGATTGTATGCAACGACCGCAACGTATCCGCAAAACTTTACTCCGTGATCCTAGACGATCATCTTCGGACCGGTTTGTAGTCGCTTTCAACATCATATGCAATCACTGTCCAAAATTTCCGAAAATATTCGGCGCTCAAAGGATGTCCACCGCTAGGGCGAGTCATCCGCCGAAGTGCCCCGTCTTTTTTCAGCGGCCACGACTTCGGGAGGAGCAAAATCCTGCGCCGAGAGTTCCGGTTGAACGGTCGGCCCCTCGATCCCGTCATCCCGACCGTTGCGATCCGCCCAAGCGTCCTCCTTCGGATCGCCGTTTCCAGACGCCTCTTCGGGCGAAGGGGTGTCATGAAGCAGTCGCTCGGCTTCCAGGTTCCGGGTCGCTTGGTCCTGTTCCCCCTCGCCTTCCTCGGTCCGCAGAAGGTGGGCGCTGACTTTTATGGAGGCTGAGGTCAGAGCCTGATCGAGCCACGAGCTGAATTCCTCGGCCAGTTTGCGCTCAACGAGTACTGTTTCCACCAACGGATACGCCTGGCTCGGGTCGAGCAACCTCCCGGGCACTTCCTCCAACACCATGATGCGGTTGACGACGTTTTTGTCCGTCCACACTGGACTTAGTCCTTCCTTGTCCGTGCCTTTCAGGGCTTCCTTCCAGGCTGCGGGCAGACGATCCTCACGCAGTTTCACCAGCCGGACCGACACCTGGTTCAGCCTCGCCTCAATCTCCTCCGGCTCCTCCCCTGCCCGATACGCATCCGTGGCCTTGCGCACGAGATCCTGGGAAGGACCAGTAATCAGAACGACGGAAACGCGGGGAGGCAGATAGAAATCCTGGATATTATCCCTGTAGAACTTCTCGGCCTCCTGGTAGTCGAGACGTACGCGCGGCCTAAGCACCAGATTGTGAAATTTCTCCATGGACAGGCGCGCCTTTAGTTGTCCGCGCCAAGCCTCGATATCGATATACTCCTCGATCAGGACTTCCTCGAAAGTGCCTTCGGGATAGTCGGCGCGCACGGCTTCCTCGGCTTGACGCAATTCCTCTTCCGTGACCTCAAGGCCGCGTTTTTCGAGCTCTTGGGCTACCAGTTGCTGCACGATGAGGTCCGCCAGGGCGAGGCCGTGGTCCGCGCGCAATTGTTCGAGCGACGGGTTGAAATCCGCGAGCTGCTGCATCTGCATCATGTCACTCACGAATTCGAGTTGGGCCAGGGTGATGGGGCGTCCGTTGACCCTGGCCACCACGCCAGGCTCCTCGGAATCCCGGGCGCACCCGCCCATGAAGACTGCAAGGCAGAGCGTAGCGAGAAGAAGGTATTTTTTCATGTCGTCTATACCTGAAGCTGAAGAGCGCCTGGCCGATCACCCTCGACGGGTGCCAGCGCCGCGAGTTCGTCGTGCAACCAAGCCAAGCCCTCGGCCGTGGCCGTGTGGTCTGGCAATCTGGTTTCGAGTTTT
This window harbors:
- the recO gene encoding DNA repair protein RecO; translation: MEFTERALVLRTGRFREADMWVRLIGPTRGLFQAFAFGGCRSRRRFGGCLDTFNLVMATAATDRAGRYLHLRETTLVRAFPRLRHDLARLGMAANCLAFAEAVQDGAQSAGSVFDALLGTLDLLDVGERLPEGLPMFFRTRALAALGYWPELQSCHVCGKGLHDMPLAFLAIDSGRLSCPACGWGDLSLLRLGQEAVSTLRFLSRSDPGGWPDLDVSPTARRECFAAVDRFIEYHLGLAWDAGRYRRA
- a CDS encoding SurA N-terminal domain-containing protein, whose product is MMLKATTNRSEDDRLGSRSKVLRIRCGRCIQSIFGGAALSLLTMFAICLSAALPVHAQVADRIVAVVNGEIITLFDLNRRFEPVMRQLEGRTLSAADEDRLKAMKRQLLDRMVVDTLLMQEAERLGMRASDAEVEDQIKEMLQQNRMSEERFREELVQQGITRSQYVTELRREISINRLISTRVHNKIAVSDQEIAEYFQANMKHLGSGRTVDLQLILLPPGEDVETLRQRIQRKEIDFAEAARQFSRGPGAQDGGYIGSFAFDQLAPAWKSALQSVSPGEISAPFDLSGGTALLKLVGEATGDAPGPDVAERIRETLAKPKYEEVYSNYIERLKSRAIIDIRM
- a CDS encoding SurA N-terminal domain-containing protein encodes the protein MKKYLLLATLCLAVFMGGCARDSEEPGVVARVNGRPITLAQLEFVSDMMQMQQLADFNPSLEQLRADHGLALADLIVQQLVAQELEKRGLEVTEEELRQAEEAVRADYPEGTFEEVLIEEYIDIEAWRGQLKARLSMEKFHNLVLRPRVRLDYQEAEKFYRDNIQDFYLPPRVSVVLITGPSQDLVRKATDAYRAGEEPEEIEARLNQVSVRLVKLREDRLPAAWKEALKGTDKEGLSPVWTDKNVVNRIMVLEEVPGRLLDPSQAYPLVETVLVERKLAEEFSSWLDQALTSASIKVSAHLLRTEEGEGEQDQATRNLEAERLLHDTPSPEEASGNGDPKEDAWADRNGRDDGIEGPTVQPELSAQDFAPPEVVAAEKRRGTSADDSP
- a CDS encoding helix-turn-helix domain-containing protein, whose protein sequence is MDLNQLGALLRERRETAGLSLADVVERTKISRRVLESIEHGRLEDLPHPVYTKGFIRNYANVLGLDLNEINASLVEIFPVESDENEEAALEVQRDVRLHVGRSGRGPRLLTAAVVLGLLVSAIVLFIWFLPGENGKTPQIETRTSPDVPSEQPSQPFGPAPSGQQPEIPAESPVAPTPPEAPAQPQPPVPETSLRQSSAPASAQAAVVPEEYPVAPAPEIVERPASPQPGVLVVTAVEPCWFEVVVDGKSPTEYFLQPGERLTAEYSSGLTLRAGNAGGIALLHNGSPVSFEAGSGDVKTFTFP
- the glyQ gene encoding glycine--tRNA ligase subunit alpha translates to MTFQNVILTLQRFWAEQGCLVGQPYDIEVGAGTFNPHTFLRVIGPEPWNVAYVEPSRRPTDGRYGENPNRLQHYYQFQVILKPSPDNVQELYLESLRALGVNPARHDIRFVEDDWESPTLGAWGLGWEVWLNGMEVTQFTYFQQVGGIDLSPVSVELTYGLERICMYLQEKESVYDLAWNERVTYGQVHHQNEVEQSRYNFELADTAMLFANFDAFEKECLRLTEARMPWPAYDYTLKCSHTFNLLDARGAISITERTGYIHRVRNLAGRVARLYDEQRKEMNHPLLNTARGE